CTGGAGCTGGCCGGACCGGCGGCCGAAGGCGTCGCCATCGTGACCAATCTCAACCGAGACGACCCCCGAGCGGTGGTGCAGGCCTTCCTCCGGGACTACCGGGCCGCTTACAAGATGGAGGCGGACATGGTGGGCGCCTCAGCCTACGACGCGCTGCGCATCATTGTGGACGGGCTGAGGCGGGCGGGCACCACGGACCCAGCCAAGTTGCGAGATGCCATCGCCGCCACCCGTAACTTTAATGGCGTCACAGGAGTGCTGTCCTTTACAGCTTCGCGGGAGACGATCAAGCCCATCCAGGTCCAGATGGTGAAGGGCGGCCAGTTCCGGTACTTCGGCGTGATCACCGACCCAGAGATTATCACGCCACCCTAGGGCGGCACCAGATCCTGGAGTTTGACGGTCGGTCGCCTCCGGCACGGCATAGACCGATCGGAGGCGACGCCGGACAGGGAGGGACCCGCCGCACTGCATCCGGGGGCCTTGTATGCTTGGGCAGCAGGTCATCAACGGTTTGACCATGGGGGCGATCTATGCCGTCATCTCCCTGGGGCTGACCCTGGTCTACGGCGCGCTGCGTATCCTGCATGTGGCCCACGCCGGCATCTATGTGTTGGGCGGCTACGCCGGGCTGGTGGCGTATGCGCACACGGGTAGCCTGCTACTGGCCTTCCTCCTGGCCATGACAGTCAGCGGGCTGGCCGGGGTGATCGTGCAGCGTTGGATCTACCTGCCCCTCCTCCCTCAGCCACGGATCATCCCCCTTATCGCTAGCATTGGACTATTCATCGCGCTGGAGGACCTGCTCCGCATCGCAGCCGGCCCCTACTCCCTCGCCTTCTCCGTACGGGTTCCAGTGCCGTCCGTCGCGCTTGGTGCTGTCGCTCTCACCTCCGCCCAACTGCTCGTGGTCACTGTGGGGGTGCCGCTTTTGGCGCTGACCTGGTGGGTGCTCACCCGGACGAAGGTCGGCCTGGCATGGCGGGCGCTGGCGGAGGACCTGGAGATGGCGCAGATGAGCGGCGTCGATGTGAACCGGGCGGTGGGGCTCAACTTCCTCGTGGGCTCGGCGCTGGCCGGCGCCGCAGGGGTGCTGGTGGGAATCTTCTTCAACGCCGTGGAGCCCACCATGGGGGACATGCCAGCATACAAGGGTCTTGCCATCATCGTGCTGGGCGGCCTGGGTTCCTACACAGGTGCTGTGGTGGCTTCCTTGCTCTTGGGAGTGGTGGAGGCGGTAGCCATCGGCACCATCGGTCTGCTACCGCGGGATGCCCTGGCATTCATTGCCCTTATTCTGATCCTGCTGGTCCGACCGCAGGGATTGTTCGGCAAGCGGTAGTCCCGTGCCCATCGCCTTCGGCCTCTACCACGTCACCGTCGCCATCACCGCCGGGATCTTCGTCGTCCTGGCCATCGGGTTGAACATCATCGCAGGGTATGCAGGCCAGCCTAACCTCGGCCACGCGGCCTTCTGGGGGATCGGCGCCTACACCCAGGCCATTCTGGTCACGCGTTACGGCCTCTCCTTCTGGGAGGCGCTTCCCCTGGCGACCCTGATCACCGCGGTCATCGGCGGCGCACTGGGCACAATCAGCATCCGCCTGAGGGAAGACTTCCTGGCCATCACGACCATCGGGATCAACTTCGTTGTGGTCTCGATCTTCCTGTACATGCCGTTCTTCGGGGGCAGCCTGGGGATCAGCGGAGTTCTCCCCCCGACGCTGCTCGGCGTACCCATTACCAAGCCAGGGTATCTGGCGCTGGTAGGGCTGGTGGTGGCCGCTCTTGTGGCCCTCGATCTGCGGCTGAGAGCCTCCTGGCTGGGCACGGGCTGGGCAGCACTGCGTGAGGACGAGGTGGCCGCGGAGGCTTGCGGCGTCGACACCCGCCGGTTCAAGATCGCAGCCTTCGTGGTGGGAACCGCCATCGCCGGTCTGGCCGGGGGTCTCTACGCGCATTTCATCCAGTTCGTGGAGTATCGGGATTTCGGGTTCCTCTCCTCGGTGGCCGTCCTCAGCATGGTGGCGGTTGGAGGACTGGGCACGCTACGGGGGGCCATCGCAGGGGCTATCCTGCTCACGGTGCTTCCCGAGGTCTTCCGTGCCGTTAGCGAGTACCGGATGCTCCTTTATGGGGCCACCCTGGTGCTCGTCATGCGCTATCAGCCCGCAGGCCTGCTGGGAGCACACTCCTGGCTTGGCCGACTCATCGATCGGCGCCGCGCACCCCCTGAGGCCCCGCCTCAGGTGCCCTTCGTGCCCGCCGGACCCGGGACCGGGCACGCCCCAGCGGAGAATGTCCCGCTGCTTGAGGTCCGCGGGGTAGCCAAGCGCTTCGCCGGCCTGTGGGCGGTCCGGGAGATCTCGTTGCAGGTCCGAGGCGGAGAGATCGTCGGTATCATCGGCCCGAACGGCGCCGGCAAGACCACCCTGTTTAACATCATCTCGGGTCTCCTCTCCGCGGACCGCGGCGAGGTCCTGCTGCGCGGAAGGCCGATCACCGGGCTGCCACCATCGACGATCGCCCGCATGGGCGTGGGACGGACCTTCCAGATCACCCGGCCCTTCTCGGGGCTGTCGGTCCTGATGAACGTCGTGGTACCCCTCGGTCACCGCGTCTACCCGGGCGCTTGGGCCGCAGTAGGCCGCAGCCTGACTGCCCCCATTCAGGCACGCGCGTGGGCTCTGCTGGACCGGGTTGGTCTTGGGTCCTATGCCCAAGTTCCGGCGCGGGCCCTACCCCTGGGACTTCAGCGCCGGCTGGAGATGGCCAGGGCCCTGGCCCTCGACCCCCAGGTGATCCTGCTGGACGAGCCCCTGGGCGGCCTAACGGCCAGGGAGATCGAGGAGATCATCGTCCTCATTCGAGCCCTGCGTGACGAAGGCCTCACCCTCCTGATGGTTGAGCACAACATGCGGGTGGCGATGCAGCTCTGCGACCGCCTGATCGTCATGCACTACGGCGAGAAGATCGCCGAGGGGCCCCCTGAGGTCATCCAGCGTGACCCCCGCGTGCGGGAGGCGTACCTGGGCGGCCCGGGGAAGGGCCTTTCCCCTGCCGCGGCAGAAGCCGGACAGCACGTTCGCATGTCGGGGGGACAGGGTCTGTAGCGGCTTGCACCTGGGCATATAAACATGGTTAAGGGAGGAAGCGTGTCTGATGAACTCCGCCTGCGAGTGAGCAGGGATGATCACACTCGCCCAGGCCGCTCCGCCTCAACCCGCGACGGAACTGCAGAACACCTTCTTCCTGCTCATCCTGGGTGTCGCGGCAATGGCGCTCTTCCTCTGGCTGATCATGAGTCACTTCAGCCGTCCCCCGTAAGGACGTCACCAGAGTAAAGGTACCCGCGCAGGACCGCTCGCCCCGGCTCAGACCACCTCCCGCACGACCTCCGCAGCCACCCGGTCCACCCGGGCGCCAAGAGCCTGCAGCTTCTGCACCAGCCCCTCGTAGCCCCGGTCCAGGTTCTCCACGTTGGTGACCTCGCTGGTTCCCTGCGCGCTCAGGGCCGCAATGACCACGGCGGCACCCCCGCGGATGTCCCGCGCTTCGACGGGCGCGCCGGACAGCTCCTCCACCCCGTGAATGTGCAGGGTATCGCCATCCACGCGCATCTGCGCCCCCATCCGCCGCAGCTCCTCCACGTAGCCGAAGCGGGAGTCGTAGATGGTCTCCCGGATGGTGGAGGTGCCACGGGCGCGGGTCAGCGCCGCGGCCAGCGGCGGGTGCAGGTCGGTGGCGAATCCCGGATAGGGCGCCGTGTCCACATCGATGGCCTGCAGCTCCCCGCTCATGCGAACGCGCACCCCGTCTGGCTCCACCACCGCCTCCGCGCCGGCCTCCTGCAGCTTGGTCAGCAGAGCCTGGAAGTGCTCGGGGATCAGCCCCTCCACCATCACATCGCCGCGGGTGGCCACCCCGCAGAGGAGGTAGGTGCCGGCTTCGATGCGGTCGGGAATGATGGCATACTGCGCGCCGTGCAGCGCGGGGACACCGCGGATGGTCACGGTGTCCGTGCCGGCGCCGCGGATGCGGGCGCCCATGAGGTTGAGGAAGACGGCGGTGTCGACCACCTCAGGCTCCCGCGCGGCGTTCTGCAGCACCGTCATCCCCCGGGCGGTGCTGGCCACCATCATCAGATTGATGGTGGTGCCCACGCTGCTGCGGGGGACGTAGAACTGAGTTCCCCGGGCGCGCCGGGCGAATCCCGCCTTCATGTAGCCGTGCTCCGTAATCACCTCCGCTCCCAGAGCAGCGAACCCGCGCATGTGGAAGTCCACGGGGCGGGTGCCGATGGAGCAGCCACCCGGCAGCGGGACCTCCGCGCGGCCCATGCGCGCCAGCAGCAGCCCCGCGGTGTAGAAGGACGCGCGCATGCGCCGGCAGAGGTCGTACGACGGTGTGGCCCGATCCAGACCGCGCGCGTCCACGATCATCCGGCTGCCGGCAAAGACGAAGCGCACCCCCAGGTCCTCCAGGATGGCCTGCAGGGTGAGGACGTCCTGACAGTGGGGGACGTTCTCCAGGACGGAGACATCCGGCGCCAGACAGGCGGCGGCGACGATGGCCAGGGAAGAGTTCTTGGCGCCGGAGACCTTCACGGTTCCGCGTAGGGGTCGTCCGCCGGTGATGACGATCCGTTCCACGCCTGCCTCCTCGGATGCGCTGCCTCGCTGCCGTGTTTCTGTACGAGTTACGGCTGCAGCTTGGTCTGGACGTAGGTACGTACCAGCTCCTCCAGCAGGACCAGCCGGTCGACCTGCCGGATCACCGTCCGCGCGTCCCGGTGGCTAGTGATGTAGGTCGGGTCCCCCGAAAGGAGGTAGCCGACAATCTGGTCCACGGGACTGTACCCCTTCTCCGCCAGGGCCTGATAGGCGTAGCGAAAGATCTCCTGCGGGTCCCGGACTGGAGGCGGACCCAGGCGGAAGACCCCGGTGCGCTCATGTTCGCCCATGGCTCCACCTCACGTTTCATGTGTTTGCCCAAAACACCCGTGCTCGACGCCCGAACACGCTAACCCTGGCAGGACGGACAGAAGACCGTGGTTCGCCCCGCCAGTCGCAGCCCGGCCAGCCTGCCGTCACACCGCGGGCAAGCAGCCCCCTCCTGCCGCACGGGCAGCAGCACCCCTCCAGGATCGCCCGCGCGGGCCAGCCCGAGTACCGCCCGCCGCAGGACATGCCGCACCGCCCGGTAGAGCCGCCGCACCTCCCCCAGCCTGAGGGATTCCACCCGCCGCCCTGGATGCAGCCGGGCCTGAAAGAGGATCTCGTCCGCGTACAGATTCCCGATGCCGGCCACGACCTCCTGGCGCAGCAGGAGCGCCTTGAGTCCGCCGCGGCGGGGCCGCAGCAGGGCCCGGAAACGCTCCAGGGTAAAAGCTACCCCCAACGGCTCTGCACCCAGGCGCTTCAGGGTGGGGAAGGCCGGGAGCGCCCTGCCGGGCAGGAGAGCCATGCTGCCAAAGCGGCGCTGGTCGAGAAACCTCAGGTCGGCCCCATCCAGGCCCAGGACCACCCTGGTATGGGGGTGCAGCGGCCGGCTGCGAGGTACGACCACCAGGTCCCCGGTCATGCACAGGTGGACGGCCAGGAACATGGCCCCGTCGAGCGCTATCAGGAGGTACTTCCCCTTCCGACTCACGCCCCGCACGGTCCGGCCGCGGATAAGCCGGGCAAAGCGGTCCGCCCGGGGAGAGCGGACCGTCGCAGGCGAGAGCACCTGTACGCGCCGGATGGTCTGGCCCAGGAGATGAGGGCGCAGATGCCGGGCCAGGACCTCAACCTCGGGCAGCTC
This portion of the Armatimonadota bacterium genome encodes:
- a CDS encoding branched-chain amino acid ABC transporter permease; the protein is MLGQQVINGLTMGAIYAVISLGLTLVYGALRILHVAHAGIYVLGGYAGLVAYAHTGSLLLAFLLAMTVSGLAGVIVQRWIYLPLLPQPRIIPLIASIGLFIALEDLLRIAAGPYSLAFSVRVPVPSVALGAVALTSAQLLVVTVGVPLLALTWWVLTRTKVGLAWRALAEDLEMAQMSGVDVNRAVGLNFLVGSALAGAAGVLVGIFFNAVEPTMGDMPAYKGLAIIVLGGLGSYTGAVVASLLLGVVEAVAIGTIGLLPRDALAFIALILILLVRPQGLFGKR
- a CDS encoding branched-chain amino acid ABC transporter ATP-binding protein/permease: MPIAFGLYHVTVAITAGIFVVLAIGLNIIAGYAGQPNLGHAAFWGIGAYTQAILVTRYGLSFWEALPLATLITAVIGGALGTISIRLREDFLAITTIGINFVVVSIFLYMPFFGGSLGISGVLPPTLLGVPITKPGYLALVGLVVAALVALDLRLRASWLGTGWAALREDEVAAEACGVDTRRFKIAAFVVGTAIAGLAGGLYAHFIQFVEYRDFGFLSSVAVLSMVAVGGLGTLRGAIAGAILLTVLPEVFRAVSEYRMLLYGATLVLVMRYQPAGLLGAHSWLGRLIDRRRAPPEAPPQVPFVPAGPGTGHAPAENVPLLEVRGVAKRFAGLWAVREISLQVRGGEIVGIIGPNGAGKTTLFNIISGLLSADRGEVLLRGRPITGLPPSTIARMGVGRTFQITRPFSGLSVLMNVVVPLGHRVYPGAWAAVGRSLTAPIQARAWALLDRVGLGSYAQVPARALPLGLQRRLEMARALALDPQVILLDEPLGGLTAREIEEIIVLIRALRDEGLTLLMVEHNMRVAMQLCDRLIVMHYGEKIAEGPPEVIQRDPRVREAYLGGPGKGLSPAAAEAGQHVRMSGGQGL
- the murA gene encoding UDP-N-acetylglucosamine 1-carboxyvinyltransferase — its product is MERIVITGGRPLRGTVKVSGAKNSSLAIVAAACLAPDVSVLENVPHCQDVLTLQAILEDLGVRFVFAGSRMIVDARGLDRATPSYDLCRRMRASFYTAGLLLARMGRAEVPLPGGCSIGTRPVDFHMRGFAALGAEVITEHGYMKAGFARRARGTQFYVPRSSVGTTINLMMVASTARGMTVLQNAAREPEVVDTAVFLNLMGARIRGAGTDTVTIRGVPALHGAQYAIIPDRIEAGTYLLCGVATRGDVMVEGLIPEHFQALLTKLQEAGAEAVVEPDGVRVRMSGELQAIDVDTAPYPGFATDLHPPLAAALTRARGTSTIRETIYDSRFGYVEELRRMGAQMRVDGDTLHIHGVEELSGAPVEARDIRGGAAVVIAALSAQGTSEVTNVENLDRGYEGLVQKLQALGARVDRVAAEVVREVV
- a CDS encoding IreB family regulatory phosphoprotein, coding for MGEHERTGVFRLGPPPVRDPQEIFRYAYQALAEKGYSPVDQIVGYLLSGDPTYITSHRDARTVIRQVDRLVLLEELVRTYVQTKLQP
- a CDS encoding DNA-formamidopyrimidine glycosylase family protein, whose translation is MPELPEVEVLARHLRPHLLGQTIRRVQVLSPATVRSPRADRFARLIRGRTVRGVSRKGKYLLIALDGAMFLAVHLCMTGDLVVVPRSRPLHPHTRVVLGLDGADLRFLDQRRFGSMALLPGRALPAFPTLKRLGAEPLGVAFTLERFRALLRPRRGGLKALLLRQEVVAGIGNLYADEILFQARLHPGRRVESLRLGEVRRLYRAVRHVLRRAVLGLARAGDPGGVLLPVRQEGAACPRCDGRLAGLRLAGRTTVFCPSCQG